Below is a genomic region from Flammeovirgaceae bacterium SG7u.111.
GATCATCCTAAATACTCCGTAGGTGCGGTTGTCGTCGGCGCACTCGGGCAGGGCTATGTTTCTCATGCTTATCTGCTCCCAATCTTCGAGGTGGATAAGCTCGGAAATGTCCATTCCGTTTAGCTCGTCGGAAGAGTAACCTGTCATTTCTTCCAGCTTTGGGTTATGCATTCTTATTTTGTTGTCTACCGAAACTACAATAGCTTCGTTGGCTTTGTCAAGCAGCATCCTGTACTTTTTCTCGCTATCTATCAGTGCTTGCTCGGCCAGCTTCCGTTCGGTAATATCAACCAGTACGATTAAGATACTTTCGAGCGTGCCTTCTGAGTCGTTGAGTGGGGTGTAGGAAAGAGAAAGCCAGACCTGCTTCCCATTTTTGGTATAAATCTTTTTTTCGGAGTGGGAAAAATTTTTTTGTTTATTGTGCATCCATTCCACCCCAATTTCAATTTCCTTTTCCTTGTCTTCTCCAAAAAGATCGAACCACGACATATTCATCAGGCTAGCTTCCGAGTAGCCAGAAATAACGCTCAGGGCATGATTCGACAAAATAAATTCTCCTTCAGGGCTAAGTAGCCCAATCCCCACGGCCGCATTGGCAAAAATACCTTTGAGCCGCTGTTCCCTGATTTTTAACTCTTGTTCTACCTGTTTTTGTTGGGTAATATCTGTGATTACGGCCACACTTCCTGTAAAGAGCCCTTCTTCTCCAAACATAGATTGAGGGGCTACAATAGATGCGAATTTACTACCATCTTGCCGAGTCCATTCTATTTCGTAGGATTGCCCATCTCTCGTGTTTTTAGAAGAAAATTCCTTAAAAAATATTTTTTGATTTTCCTCATCCAAAAAATCCCCAGGAGTTTTATGCAGTATATCAGTAAGACTCATTCGGAACATGTTGCAAAGGCTCTGGTTGCCAAAAGTGATTTTGCCATTTTTATCCACTGCTACCAAGCCCTCGTTCATATTGTCGATCAACCGTCTTATTTCTGATTCACTTTGTTTCAAGGCTTCCGAGCTTCTTTTTTCAGCCCTGAGCGAAAGTTTTAATTCTTGCTGTGCAGCTTTCAATACATCGTTTATAGCGAGTAATTCTTCGGTATTTTGTCGCAGTTCTTCTTCCGATGTTCTTAGCCCTTCTTGCGTTTTGTGCAATTCTTTCACCTTTTGGCGAAGGGTTTCCCGTACGCTAAACATAGTAGCGACCGTACGCGAATGGATATAGTCAGCGAAAAAGCCAATGAGCAGGATGAAAAACACAAACATGAAAATGCTTAGCATCTGCATTGTTTTCCAATTGAGTGAGCCTATTTTGTAGGGCAATAAGTTTGGAATGGCCAAGTGGGTGAAATCTGCCATGAAAAATAGGGCGATAACAAAAAGCGTAGCCGCTCCCCAGAGCATCCCAACTTTGCGCCCATGGATGAGTACTGCCACCACGGGAATAACAGCAAACCATACGTAGGAGGGGGAGATGGTACCGCCCGTCATCAGTCCCATCCCGATGATCATGATAAAGAGGCTAAGATTTACAATGATGCCTGAGAATAATAAATTCCGCCATTTTTTGAGGACAAAAAGGGCGGAGAGGACAGTGGTAGAACAAAAAAAGGAGAGCCACATTCCTACAAAAAAACCGTTGAGTAAGCATAATGTACCATACACTAACCCTGTAGCTGCTAACAATAATGACGCAGCCACTATGTTTCCCGCCATCAGGCTTTTGCGGAAATCATAAAGGTAGATATTAGGGATAAACCAATTCAGTAATTTCTTAATCTGCATTGCAAGAGCCAGAGGTTTTTATAAAGCTATATTTTTATTCTTGCTTTTACCATTTCACCTTATTTTTTTTGAGCCTACTTTTGTCCCCAACCAAAGCTTAATCAATCCACTTATCATGGGTGAACTCATTTTATCATAAATTCTGTAACCTTAGGGTAGGTTTTTACATCTTCTTTAAGAAGATCCACTAGAACTCTAACTATACTTTTATTAAAAAAACACTGCTACTTTATGAAGTTCAACTTACTTCTCATCACTTTTTTGTTGATAGGGTCACAAGCTTTTTCCCAAGGGATAAGAGGTCATATTTATGACCATGAGAAACAACCCTTGCCCTATGCATCGCTCTATATCAAGCAACTTGAAACAGGAACTGCTACCAATATGGATGGTTTTTATGAGATAAAACTAAAGCCAGGTTCCTATGATTTGGTTTTTCAATACTTGGGACGGGAGACCGTAAGCAAAAAAGTGGCGGTTGGGAATGATTTTTTAGAGCTGGATATAGTCATGCCTTTGCAGGTGTACCAGCTCCGAGAAGTGGAGGTGACAGCCAAACGGGAAGATCCTGCCTATACTATTATGCGGAAGGCGATTGCCAAAAGTAAATACCACCTTTTGCAGGTAGATAAATATACGGCAAACGTCTATATAAAAGGCGGGGGAAGGCTGAAGGATTCACCTTTTTTCTTGAGGAAAAAACTAGAGAAGGAAGGGATAGATTCTTCTACGGTGTTTTTAACGGAATCGGTAACGGAGGTGACATTTGAGCAGCCTAATAAGCTTACGGAAAATGTGATTTCGATCCGGACGGTTGGGGAAAATGAATCGGCAGGGCCTAACCAATTTATTTATGGAAGTTTTTACGAGCCAATGATTGCCGAAAACTTCGTATCCCCACTTTCGCCCAAAGCATTTGTGTATTACAAATTCAAACTAATGGGTTCTTACCAAGACCGAGGGCGAGAAGTGAACAAAATCAGGGTAATTCCACGCTCTAGGGGCGATAATGTATTCACTGGTTATATCTATATAATGGAAGATCTTTGGAGTATCCATAGCCTCGATCTTTACACCTACATAAAAGGGTTTAAAATCAGGATGAAGCAAATTAATGCACCTATCCAAGAAGCCGTTTGGATGCCCGTGACGTACAGGTTTGAAGTAGATGGCTCTATTTACGGCTTCGATATGGAATATAAATACCTCGCTACGGTGAGCGACTATAAGATTGAGCTTAATCCAGATTTGGCTGTGGAAATGGTGGTGGTAGATGAAAAAGTGGAAAAGAAACTGGCCGAGGTACTGGCGCAAGAGGAAAAGCTGGATTTGCCAGATGAAAACGTAGAAGAGGTTTTTAAGGAAAAGAAAAAATATACTCGCAAAGAGCTGAAAAAAGTATTTAAAGAATACGAAAAAGAACTGGAGGAACAAAAAGAAGAGCCTGAGGTGGTCGTCAACACCAACATGACCATCGATTCGATGGCTTACAAAAATGATTCGCTTTACTGGGCAAATATTCGCCCCGTCCCATTGAACAATATGGAGCGGAATAGCTATAAAAAGTTAGATAGTTTGGCAGTGGTACAAACCGAGGAGGAAGAAACTGGAGAAGAAAGTCCTAAAAAGAAACAGCGTAGCCATAAAGGGTTCCACACTGAGGATGTTTTATTTGGTAACAACTATAAGCTGGGCGATAGCTCAAGGTTAGAATATACATCGCCTTTGCTTAGCTTAAACTTCAATACGGTGGAAGGTTTCAATTTTAATGTGCCGCTCACTTATAAGTTGAAGTTAAATAGACATGAAAGGCTTGAAATAGGCGCTACGGGTAGATATGCTTTTTCCAGGGAGCAGTTTAGCGGGAAATTAATGGCTGCGTACAAATTCAATAGCAAAACTAAGATAAACGAGATCCAGGTAGAAGGAGGAAGGTTTGTGAGTCAGTTCAACGGGGCAAGGGCGATCAACCCGCTTATTAACTCTTTTGCTACACTATTTTGGGAGCAGAACCATATGAAAATCTACGAGAAAGATTATGGAAAACTTAACTGGTTATTCCAGCCCCAAAATGAAATTAAAGTAAATACGAACGTGGAGTGGGGGCACAGGCGTGAGCTGGTGAACAATACAGACCTGACTTGGATAAAGAAAGACGACAAATCCTACTCACCCAATGCGCCGCAGAATATTGAGCTGGACACTACGGGCTTTCCCACGCACCAAGCACTCACTTTTGATATTTCTATAGATTATCAACCATTTTTGAAATACAAGATAAGGAACAATAAGAAGACCGTTATCCCTTATTCTTCACCTATATTCAACCTTTCTTATCGAAAAGGATTTAAAAATATAGCAGATAGCGATGTGGATTTTGATGCGCTGGAACTGGGCTTCAAACATCGGGTGAACTTTGGTGTGAAGGGCAGGTTGGATATGAATTTTTATGCAGGTACTTTCCTCAATACCAACCAACTCTATTTCATGGACTACAAGCATTTTCCGGGTAACCTAACCGTGCTTCAGGAGTCCGACCCAGTTGGTAGCTTCCGTTTGCTCGATTATTATAATTACAGTACGGCTAAAAACTACATGGCGGGCCATTTGTATTATCAGTTCCGCAAGTTGCTGCTTACGCAAATTTTTGAAGTGAGGATGCTGGGCTGGAGGGAAAACTTTTTGGTCAACTACCTCAAGACCGAAAGCTCGCCGCACTACACCGAAGTGGGCTACAGCATCGATAATATTTTCAGGTTTTTGCGAGTGGAAGTGGTTGGGAATTTTTACGGCTCAGAGTTCAAGGGAATTGGGGCAAGAATTGGGATTTCCACCGATTTGGATGATTTGATTAGTTTTTAGCCTGTGGATCATTACGCTTTAAAACAAAGTTTATCGCTATTGAATATCAGCTTTATCATGGTTTAGGGTTACTGGTTTCTGAGGAAGGAGGCTAAAATTTGTTTTTTATAAAAGCTCACCATATGAAATTAGTTTTTACTCTTTTTACTTGTTAGGTATTTTGGTATGAATTAGAAACCAGCAACTCGTAACTATAAAAATATTCGATGTTTTAGAAGGTATAATTTTTACTAGTGAAACAATTTTTCCCCATCCCCAAGCTCACATTTTGCTTTTCTTACTTCATTCAGAGTACCTTTGGTGAATCATGCGCTTTGCGCTAATACACAATTTGAACTGAAGAGCAACATGAATTATCTGTCGATATCGGGTCTGGGCAAATCTTACGGGGAAAGAGTATTATTTCAAGACATCAGTTTTGGAATAGGGAAGGGGGAAAAAGTTGCCTTGGTGGCGAAGAACGGTGCGGGGAAATCTACCTTGCTGAGGATTTTGACGGGGAAAGATACGCCCGACGAAGGTGACGTGGCAGTGAATAATGATATCACTCTTGGCTTTTTGGAGCAAGAGCCTTTTTTTGAAGATACTTGGACAGTAGCCGACTATATTTTTGAGGCAGATACTCCCGTGATAAAGGCGGTAAAAAGCTATGACCTCAGCTTGGAAAAGTACGAGGAAGATCCGAGCGAGGCAAATTTACAAGACCTTCAAGATGCCACCGAGCAAATGGACAAGCACCAAGCGTGGGATTTTGATGCCAAAGTGAAGCAGGTGTTGGGGCAGTTGGGGATTTACCATTTGCAAGATATGGCTGCCAAGCTTTCGGGTGGGCAGCAAAAAAGGCTTGCCCTCAGCCGAGTGCTTATAGCCGAGCCAGATTTATTGATCTTGGATGAGCCAACCAACCACTTAGACCTCGACATGACTGCATGGCTCGAAGAGTTCCTTTCCAAGCAAAATGTCACTTTGCTATTGGTTACTCACGACCGTTATTTCTTGGATAATATCTGTACCAAGATAGTGGAGATAGACAACGAAAAGATCTACACATATCAAGGGAATTATTCTCTCTTTTTGGAGAAAAAAGCAGAGCGGGAAGCGGACGAGGCCAAGACTGTTGATAAAGCCAGAAATTTGTTGAAAACTGAGCTGGAATGGATGAGGCGAATGCCCAAAGCAAGGGGGACAAAGGCAAAATATAGGATTGATAATTTCCACGACCTAAAGGATAAAGCTGCTGGGAAAGGTCCTGAGGGCGAAGTTACCATCAATACGAACATGTCCCGATTGGGCAAAAAGATACTAGAACCCAAAAATGTTTCGAAGTCTTACGGTGACAAAGTACTTGTTGATAACTTCAGCTATGTGTTCAAAAGGCAAGAGAAAATAGGGATAGTTGGGAAGAATGGTGTGGGGAAATCGACCTTCCTCAATTTGATGACCCAGAAGATTCAGCCCGATAGTGGGACCATAGATACTGGGGAAACAATTGTTTTTGGTTATTACGAGCAAGCAGGTATTGATATCAGCGATAAAAAGCGGGTAATTGATGTAGTGAGGGAAATAGCCGAGTACATCACGCTAGCAGATGGTAGCAATATTTCGGCTGGGCAATTTCTTACCCTTTTCCTTTTTCCGCCCAAAATGCATTATACACTAGTGGAAACTCTCAGCGGAGGGGAAAAGAGACGTTTGTACCTGTTGACAGTCTTGCTCAAAAACCCTAACTTTCTGATACTGGATGAGCCAACCAACGACCTTGATTTGGCTACACTACAAGTGCTGGAAGATTTCTTGGGGAATTTCCCAGGCTGCCTGATAGTGGTTACCCACGATAGGTTTTTCCTCGATAAAATGGTGGATCACTTGTTCATTTTTGAAGGAGAAGGAAAAATCACCGATTTCAACGGGAAGTATACCGAGTACAGGGACTACAAACTGGAGCAAGAGCAGCTAGCTAAACAAGAGGAGGCGGCTAAGAAAAAGGCGGCTGCTAAAACAGAAAAGCCGAAAGAGAAGAAAAAAGGGCTTTCTTACAAAGAACAGAAAGAATATGAGGCGCTTGGAGAAGAGATAGAGCAGCTGGAAGAGGAAAAAGAAAAGGTAACAGAGGAGATTAGTAGCGGGACGATGCCGCATGATAAGTTGCAAGAAGCATCGGAAAAAATCTCTGGGCTAATAAAGCTTATTGAAGAGAAAACAGACAGGTGGCTAGAGCTAGCTGAAGTTGCCGAAGGTTAAAATTATCATCATAGTTATCAAAATCAAGTTCGTTTTATAATAGCACTGGTACTTAGTTCATGAAAAAAAAGCTATACTTCATACTACTTCTTTTTATGGCGCTTTCTGTGGAAGTGAGTGCCCAACATTTTCATTATTATGCTGATAGTTTGCTTGAGGACTTCGAAAAATACGACGGGTTTTCAGGGACGGTAATGGTCTTGCACAAAGGGCTGCCAGTCTATACAAAGAGTTTAGGGTTTGCGAATATAGAATGGCAAATCCCTAATTCTTTGAACACTAAATTTTATATAGCTTCTATTAGCAAACAGTTTACTGCTGCTGTCATTCTACAACTAGAGCAGGAAGGGAAAATCAATCTCAAAGCTCCAATCACGACGTATATTCCAAATTACAGAAAAGACACGGGTAAGAAAATCACCATCCATCATTTGCTTTCCCACCGCTCAGGCCTCCCTAATTATACTAGCATACCCTTTGTGTGGGAAGATTCACTTCGCAATCATTATTCTATAGACGAGATGGTTGAAAAGCTGTGTAGCGGCGATTTGGAGACCAAACCAGGGACTGTGTACAACTATAATAACACGGGCTATTTCCTTCTGGCAAAAGTTATAGAAAATGTGGAAAGAAAGCCTTACAGAGAAGTGCTGAAATCCCGGATCTTTATTCCTTTGGAAATGAATAATACGGGAGTGCCCAAGCCCCAGGAAATCATTTCCAACTTGGCAAATGGCTACACGCTTTATCGTGGGCAGTTTTCTCAAGCGAACTACACGTACATGCCGAACTTGGCTGGAGCAGGGAATATTTATACCACAGTTGGCGATTTGCTCAAATGGAACGATGCCTTGAACCGCCAAACCATTCTTAGTCCTAAAAGTATGGAGTTGATGCAAACTCCTTATTCGGAAGGAAAAGAATGGATATTTCCCTACGAAAATGGCTACGGCTACGGTGTTGGCATTAGCGATATTGGTATCAGTGCCAACGAAAGCACTAAGCTGATTTTTCATAGTGGACATATTTCAGGATATAGTGGCTTTTTTGCAAGATTTATAGAAGAGCAAACCACTGTGATTATCTTGAGCAATATGGGGAATATCAGTACCCCAAATATGAATAAGCTTTCAGTAGCACTTATGCAATTGGTTAAAAATGCAGAAAGAGGCTTTGGTGACTAATTTATAGCCCTTTGGCATATCATTTTTTGTAGTAATATTTCTCAGGAGAAAATTACTTTTAATTTTTGTCCTGCATTTTTCCTTATGCAGGAACTACCTTCCTCAAAATTGGATTATCTTAATAAGGTATTTAGAGTTATTGCCAACCAAAATGACAAAGAGTTTGTCTTGTCTTTAAGTTTAAGGGTAAAATAAGTTCTAACATTTAGCCATTAGAAATGGTTGATTCTCATAACTACCACATACTTAAAAATTCCTTAACATTTTAAAAAGCCAAACATGAGTAAAATAATTGTACTTACTTTAGGGACTTTGTTAATAGGGCTTTGGCTTAGCTCCTGCTCCAATGAAGATGTAAATCCAGATGACGGTTTTACAGAAGTGGTGGATGCTAAACCAATTACTGCAATAGAAGATATTATTGGGAACTGGGTAGTGGAATCCGCTACTTTCGGAAATGTTTTAACTGACTCGCTTTATACTGGCTTGAATGTCACTTTTTCTGATAGAGGGCAAGTCTTCCTGAATGGGGGGGCGTATTCAACCAATGGTAGTTGGCGTCTCCAAGATGGGAAAGTATCTATTAATGGGCTGAACCCATATAAGGGGGAAAGTAACGGGTTAAATCTCTCTGCTAGTGAAAGTAATAATACTGATGGCTGGGATACGAATAAAATTAGTAGCCAAAAAATAGAGCTATTTAATAACGGTGCAAGGAAAAAAGTACAGCTAAAAAGATTATGATGAACGAGAGACCAAGCCAAATAGCTTGGTCTCTCTTTTTAGGTAGCAAGTGTTCTCCCTAAGAAAGATTTGATATTTAGTCGTAATACCCTAAAGTTTTCTAAAAACTTAACAATATCTAGTTCTTCTTTTCTATGGTCAAGTTCTAAATGCAGCCCTTTGTGTGCTTGCTTTGCCAAATACTCCTCATGTTCGTTTATTGCTGTGCGAAGCTTAAGTAATTCTTTTAGCTCCTTACTAAGTACCTTTAAGTACCACTCAAACTTAGTGAGGCAAACTAAGTCACCTGCCTTGCAATTTACCATTGAAATTTCGTCTCTGAGACAGATTAGCTCATCATGTACGAAGTCAAGCTCATGAAGCCATGATGTATGCTCGCTATGTAGCTGTTGTATTGTTTTGGTAGACATACTCAACATTGTTTTATGTTCAAAGAAATGCTTCCATTTTGGCTTAGGGCATGTTTAAAATTTAGGTTTTCAAGCGAAAACGTTCACCGCGGCGGCGGACCGCTTCTGTGAGGTCCCATAAATGAGCGTTTGCAGCGAAATAGATAAAATATTAAACAAGCTCTTAGATCAAAAGTATCTCATTTGGGTATGGAGATGTATTATAATTTCTTCGAAAAAAACATGAAAAACAATGACTTCAGTCAGTTACTAACACTTGCTTATGTTCTTTCCAAGTTTTGTAGAGCATAACAAATTGGATATATTACTGTCTGAATTTTATAACTCTCTAATATCGAATCTTGTGACTAGATACAAAAATGATTTGCATTTGTTGTCTATTTTATTGAAAATTAAGCATACGTTGGTGTTAGGATACCAAATTTTATGATGAGATAAAGTTTGTTAGGGGTGGTTTGAC
It encodes:
- a CDS encoding PAS domain S-box protein; the protein is MQIKKLLNWFIPNIYLYDFRKSLMAGNIVAASLLLAATGLVYGTLCLLNGFFVGMWLSFFCSTTVLSALFVLKKWRNLLFSGIIVNLSLFIMIIGMGLMTGGTISPSYVWFAVIPVVAVLIHGRKVGMLWGAATLFVIALFFMADFTHLAIPNLLPYKIGSLNWKTMQMLSIFMFVFFILLIGFFADYIHSRTVATMFSVRETLRQKVKELHKTQEGLRTSEEELRQNTEELLAINDVLKAAQQELKLSLRAEKRSSEALKQSESEIRRLIDNMNEGLVAVDKNGKITFGNQSLCNMFRMSLTDILHKTPGDFLDEENQKIFFKEFSSKNTRDGQSYEIEWTRQDGSKFASIVAPQSMFGEEGLFTGSVAVITDITQQKQVEQELKIREQRLKGIFANAAVGIGLLSPEGEFILSNHALSVISGYSEASLMNMSWFDLFGEDKEKEIEIGVEWMHNKQKNFSHSEKKIYTKNGKQVWLSLSYTPLNDSEGTLESILIVLVDITERKLAEQALIDSEKKYRMLLDKANEAIVVSVDNKIRMHNPKLEEMTGYSSDELNGMDISELIHLEDWEQISMRNIALPECADDNRTYGVFRMISKNGEERWFGTVTNQIEWEGEMAYQDFIEDIHDRKIAEDQLKRYEVITSTASELMALINQEYVYTAVNKAYVQFIGTEEENIIGKTAEEIFGKDEFKHFYKEKMIRCFNGEVVAYRRWQEYQDRRMFIDVIYKPVFEEDGTVSNLVVVAKDVTKLKEAEDELYEKNKALNRSNDELKSTIEQIKAMQSQMINSEKMASLGQLTAGIAHEINNPVNFISGNISPLMRDLQELKEGFKLYADIKKSEDKPAALKNLDDYLEEIDAEFIFEEINALVGGIKEGAKRTKEIVMGLRNFSRLDEDDLKIADINEGIESTLTLLHNQVKHRIVIHKDYGEIPKIECYPGKLNQVFMNILNNAQQAIAGKGEISIKTTLENGHVIISIKDTGKGIGEHVKPKVFEPFFTTKEVGEGTGLGLSISYGIIQQHQGDIDFLSEEEQGTEFVIKLPIKQKERNNF
- a CDS encoding DUF5686 and carboxypeptidase regulatory-like domain-containing protein, whose protein sequence is MKFNLLLITFLLIGSQAFSQGIRGHIYDHEKQPLPYASLYIKQLETGTATNMDGFYEIKLKPGSYDLVFQYLGRETVSKKVAVGNDFLELDIVMPLQVYQLREVEVTAKREDPAYTIMRKAIAKSKYHLLQVDKYTANVYIKGGGRLKDSPFFLRKKLEKEGIDSSTVFLTESVTEVTFEQPNKLTENVISIRTVGENESAGPNQFIYGSFYEPMIAENFVSPLSPKAFVYYKFKLMGSYQDRGREVNKIRVIPRSRGDNVFTGYIYIMEDLWSIHSLDLYTYIKGFKIRMKQINAPIQEAVWMPVTYRFEVDGSIYGFDMEYKYLATVSDYKIELNPDLAVEMVVVDEKVEKKLAEVLAQEEKLDLPDENVEEVFKEKKKYTRKELKKVFKEYEKELEEQKEEPEVVVNTNMTIDSMAYKNDSLYWANIRPVPLNNMERNSYKKLDSLAVVQTEEEETGEESPKKKQRSHKGFHTEDVLFGNNYKLGDSSRLEYTSPLLSLNFNTVEGFNFNVPLTYKLKLNRHERLEIGATGRYAFSREQFSGKLMAAYKFNSKTKINEIQVEGGRFVSQFNGARAINPLINSFATLFWEQNHMKIYEKDYGKLNWLFQPQNEIKVNTNVEWGHRRELVNNTDLTWIKKDDKSYSPNAPQNIELDTTGFPTHQALTFDISIDYQPFLKYKIRNNKKTVIPYSSPIFNLSYRKGFKNIADSDVDFDALELGFKHRVNFGVKGRLDMNFYAGTFLNTNQLYFMDYKHFPGNLTVLQESDPVGSFRLLDYYNYSTAKNYMAGHLYYQFRKLLLTQIFEVRMLGWRENFLVNYLKTESSPHYTEVGYSIDNIFRFLRVEVVGNFYGSEFKGIGARIGISTDLDDLISF
- a CDS encoding ABC-F family ATP-binding cassette domain-containing protein, with product MNYLSISGLGKSYGERVLFQDISFGIGKGEKVALVAKNGAGKSTLLRILTGKDTPDEGDVAVNNDITLGFLEQEPFFEDTWTVADYIFEADTPVIKAVKSYDLSLEKYEEDPSEANLQDLQDATEQMDKHQAWDFDAKVKQVLGQLGIYHLQDMAAKLSGGQQKRLALSRVLIAEPDLLILDEPTNHLDLDMTAWLEEFLSKQNVTLLLVTHDRYFLDNICTKIVEIDNEKIYTYQGNYSLFLEKKAEREADEAKTVDKARNLLKTELEWMRRMPKARGTKAKYRIDNFHDLKDKAAGKGPEGEVTINTNMSRLGKKILEPKNVSKSYGDKVLVDNFSYVFKRQEKIGIVGKNGVGKSTFLNLMTQKIQPDSGTIDTGETIVFGYYEQAGIDISDKKRVIDVVREIAEYITLADGSNISAGQFLTLFLFPPKMHYTLVETLSGGEKRRLYLLTVLLKNPNFLILDEPTNDLDLATLQVLEDFLGNFPGCLIVVTHDRFFLDKMVDHLFIFEGEGKITDFNGKYTEYRDYKLEQEQLAKQEEAAKKKAAAKTEKPKEKKKGLSYKEQKEYEALGEEIEQLEEEKEKVTEEISSGTMPHDKLQEASEKISGLIKLIEEKTDRWLELAEVAEG
- a CDS encoding serine hydrolase domain-containing protein; amino-acid sequence: MKKKLYFILLLFMALSVEVSAQHFHYYADSLLEDFEKYDGFSGTVMVLHKGLPVYTKSLGFANIEWQIPNSLNTKFYIASISKQFTAAVILQLEQEGKINLKAPITTYIPNYRKDTGKKITIHHLLSHRSGLPNYTSIPFVWEDSLRNHYSIDEMVEKLCSGDLETKPGTVYNYNNTGYFLLAKVIENVERKPYREVLKSRIFIPLEMNNTGVPKPQEIISNLANGYTLYRGQFSQANYTYMPNLAGAGNIYTTVGDLLKWNDALNRQTILSPKSMELMQTPYSEGKEWIFPYENGYGYGVGISDIGISANESTKLIFHSGHISGYSGFFARFIEEQTTVIILSNMGNISTPNMNKLSVALMQLVKNAERGFGD